In Blattabacterium cuenoti, the following proteins share a genomic window:
- the smpB gene encoding SsrA-binding protein SmpB translates to MSIIINRKAKFQYSLLEEYVAGIQLLGTEVKSIRENKVSINESFCQLKNGELYSINMYVSEYKFGTSCNHSSKRERKLLLNKKELIKIEKKLYNPGITIIPIELFFNKKGYVKMKIALAKGKKIYDKRESLRKKDLLRSENREKYFKI, encoded by the coding sequence ATGAGTATTATTATAAATAGGAAAGCTAAGTTTCAATATTCTCTATTAGAAGAATACGTAGCTGGAATACAATTACTTGGAACAGAAGTAAAATCTATAAGGGAAAATAAAGTTAGCATAAACGAAAGTTTTTGTCAACTAAAAAACGGAGAATTATATTCAATCAACATGTATGTATCTGAATATAAATTTGGAACATCTTGTAATCATTCTAGTAAAAGGGAAAGAAAATTATTATTAAATAAAAAGGAATTAATAAAAATAGAAAAAAAATTATACAATCCAGGTATAACAATTATTCCTATAGAATTATTTTTTAATAAGAAAGGATATGTAAAAATGAAAATAGCATTAGCAAAAGGAAAAAAGATATATGATAAACGAGAATCTTTAAGAAAAAAAGATCTTCTTAGATCAGAAAATAGAGAAAAATATTTTAAAATTTAA
- a CDS encoding transketolase, whose protein sequence is MNVRYLKDLCFQVRRDILRMVNHAKSGHPGGSLGCTEYFVALYQEVMRYNTKKFTMEGKGEDLFFLSNGHISPVYYSVLSRSGFFSIKELSTFRKLNSRLQGHPSVHRKLPGIRVSSGSLGQGMSVSIGAALSKKLSKEFDSIIYSLHGDGELNEGQIWEAALYAGARKLDNYIATVDYNGLQIDGATNDVLPLGDLKKKFQSFDWNVLEEFNGNDLEKVINILKKAKNEIGKGNPILILLHTTMGYGVDFMSGKHIWHGKSPNKEELDIALSQLPERLGDYPLS, encoded by the coding sequence ATGAATGTACGTTATTTAAAGGATTTATGTTTTCAAGTTCGAAGGGATATATTACGTATGGTAAATCATGCGAAATCAGGACATCCAGGGGGATCTTTAGGATGTACAGAGTATTTTGTTGCTTTATATCAGGAAGTCATGCGTTATAATACAAAAAAATTTACAATGGAAGGAAAAGGAGAGGATTTATTTTTTTTATCTAATGGTCATATATCTCCTGTTTATTATAGTGTATTATCTCGTTCTGGATTTTTTTCTATAAAAGAATTATCAACTTTTAGAAAGTTAAATTCTCGTTTACAAGGACATCCTTCTGTACATAGAAAATTACCTGGAATTAGAGTTTCTTCCGGATCCTTAGGGCAAGGAATGTCTGTATCGATAGGAGCTGCTTTATCAAAAAAATTAAGTAAAGAGTTTGATTCTATTATATATAGTTTACATGGAGATGGGGAATTAAACGAAGGGCAAATTTGGGAAGCTGCTTTATATGCGGGAGCTAGAAAGCTAGATAATTACATAGCTACTGTAGATTATAATGGACTACAAATAGATGGAGCAACTAATGATGTATTACCTCTTGGAGATTTGAAAAAAAAATTTCAATCGTTTGATTGGAATGTTCTAGAAGAATTTAATGGGAATGATCTTGAAAAAGTTATTAATATTCTAAAAAAAGCAAAAAATGAAATAGGAAAAGGAAACCCAATTTTAATTTTGTTACATACTACAATGGGATATGGTGTAGATTTTATGTCAGGAAAACATATTTGGCATGGTAAATCTCCAAATAAAGAGGAATTAGACATAGCTTTATCTCAACTTCCTGAAAGGTTAGGTGATTATCCATTATCTTAA
- the ychF gene encoding redox-regulated ATPase YchF, giving the protein MKCGIIGLPNSGKSTFFNIISNSKVLSENFPFCTIEPNHGITKVPDHRLYELKKIVHTKKIVPSELKIVDIAGLIRGSHKGEGLGNKFLSHIRETNAIIHMIRCFQDESILHVEGSVNPIRDKEIIDTELQLKDLESIEKKIERINKKRDKNEEPILNTLKNIISFLKKGKNIRTFPFKEEKERNYIRELQLLTVKPVLYVCNINDDDNNKEIYYHIKNIEKVIKEENSILVILCLKRKLEKEKNNWKNTGIDKVLKETFKLLDLHSFFTVGDKEIRSWQIPRKYTAYEASSVIHTDLKKGFIRAEVIHYNDFIKYGSEDKAKKAGKILLAGKNYLIQDGDIIHFRFNR; this is encoded by the coding sequence ATGAAATGTGGAATTATTGGACTACCAAATTCAGGAAAATCTACGTTTTTTAATATTATTTCTAATTCTAAAGTTTTATCAGAAAACTTTCCTTTTTGTACTATAGAACCTAATCACGGAATTACAAAAGTTCCAGATCATAGATTATATGAATTAAAAAAAATAGTACATACAAAAAAAATCGTACCATCAGAATTAAAAATAGTAGATATAGCTGGATTAATTAGAGGATCTCATAAAGGAGAAGGATTAGGAAATAAATTTTTATCACATATACGAGAAACAAATGCAATCATTCATATGATTCGTTGTTTTCAAGATGAAAGTATTCTTCATGTAGAAGGTTCTGTAAATCCTATTAGAGATAAAGAAATTATTGATACAGAATTACAATTAAAAGATTTAGAATCGATAGAAAAAAAAATAGAAAGAATAAATAAAAAGAGAGATAAAAATGAAGAACCTATTTTAAATACATTAAAAAATATTATCTCTTTTCTAAAAAAAGGAAAAAACATTAGAACGTTTCCTTTTAAAGAAGAAAAAGAAAGGAATTACATAAGAGAATTACAACTACTTACTGTTAAACCTGTTTTATATGTATGTAATATAAATGATGATGATAATAATAAAGAAATTTATTATCATATAAAAAATATAGAAAAAGTAATAAAAGAAGAAAATTCTATTTTAGTAATTTTATGCTTAAAAAGAAAATTAGAAAAAGAAAAAAATAATTGGAAAAATACAGGAATAGACAAAGTACTTAAAGAAACATTTAAATTATTAGATTTACATAGTTTTTTTACAGTAGGAGATAAAGAAATACGTTCTTGGCAAATTCCTAGAAAATATACAGCATATGAAGCTTCATCTGTAATTCACACAGACTTAAAAAAAGGATTTATTCGGGCAGAAGTTATTCATTATAACGATTTTATCAAATATGGTTCAGAAGATAAAGCTAAAAAAGCAGGAAAAATACTTCTAGCAGGAAAAAATTATTTAATACAAGATGGAGATATTATTCATTTTAGATTCAATCGTTAA
- the tatC gene encoding twin-arginine translocase subunit TatC — protein sequence MDQQQKKIPFWKHIEELRKHVIHCLFAILISMVFLMKNKEIIFDNIIFGPAKKDFITYRFFKSLTNSFFGKDDHIYFNNLEIQNRKIFGQFNIYVSTCFIGGIILSFPYIIYELWLFIKPALYHEEKKYSVLILIIAMFLFISGVLFGYFLLFPFLIHFGYSFRISDFPKNIFDLSDYISLITHSSLSMGIIFLFPFFIYFLTRMDLITYSFLKKYRKHAFLIILIIASAITPGDILSTIVVFIPLLFLYQCGVFISFYAKSSYSSVSKKNKTS from the coding sequence ATGGATCAACAGCAAAAAAAAATTCCATTTTGGAAACATATTGAAGAGTTAAGAAAACATGTAATTCATTGTTTATTTGCGATTCTTATTTCAATGGTTTTTCTAATGAAAAATAAAGAAATTATATTTGATAATATCATTTTTGGTCCAGCAAAAAAGGATTTTATTACTTATCGTTTTTTTAAAAGTTTAACCAATTCTTTTTTTGGGAAAGATGATCACATTTATTTTAATAATTTAGAAATACAAAATAGAAAAATATTTGGTCAATTCAATATATATGTATCTACTTGTTTTATAGGTGGAATTATTTTATCATTTCCGTATATAATATATGAATTATGGTTATTTATAAAACCTGCTCTTTATCATGAAGAAAAGAAATATTCTGTATTGATTCTTATAATAGCAATGTTTCTATTTATATCAGGAGTTCTTTTTGGTTATTTTTTATTATTTCCATTTTTAATTCATTTTGGATATTCTTTTAGAATTAGTGATTTTCCGAAAAATATATTTGATTTATCTGATTATATATCTTTAATTACACATTCATCACTATCTATGGGGATTATTTTTTTGTTTCCTTTTTTTATATATTTTTTAACTAGAATGGATTTAATTACTTATTCTTTTTTGAAAAAATATAGAAAACATGCATTTTTGATAATATTGATTATAGCATCCGCTATAACTCCCGGAGATATATTGAGTACAATAGTAGTTTTTATTCCATTATTATTTCTTTATCAATGTGGTGTATTTATATCATTCTATGCAAAATCTTCTTATTCTTCTGTTTCTAAAAAAAATAAAACCTCGTAA